A region from the Deltaproteobacteria bacterium genome encodes:
- a CDS encoding DUF58 domain-containing protein, which translates to MDAQRSLLQPQLTERIAQLKLRAKGVVEGVLTGLHRSPHQGQSVEFAEHKEYAPGDEIRHIDWKAFGKFDKYYVKRFEHETNLRCFLAVDASASMGFSSGELSKLDIACTLAAAMAYLLVRQQDAVGLVVFQGDKTHYLPPRAAAGHLNAVLEILGSLKPEGQTDLARAADELSEKARRRAAVMLFSDLFDPNEQALKRLFQLRHLKNELSVFHILDKAELTFPYDDPTLFMSMEDARQLQAHPAEIRESYLEELQLFIDGTKRACRENSVDYEQVRSDAELDKLLVNFLARRERAAGSGGRGF; encoded by the coding sequence ATGGACGCCCAGCGCAGCCTGCTCCAGCCCCAGCTCACCGAGCGCATCGCGCAGCTCAAGCTGCGGGCGAAGGGCGTGGTCGAAGGCGTGCTCACGGGCCTGCACCGCTCGCCCCACCAGGGTCAGAGCGTGGAGTTCGCGGAGCACAAGGAGTACGCGCCCGGCGACGAGATCCGTCACATCGACTGGAAGGCGTTCGGCAAGTTCGACAAGTACTACGTGAAGCGCTTCGAGCACGAAACGAACCTGCGCTGCTTCCTGGCGGTGGACGCGTCGGCGTCGATGGGCTTCTCGAGCGGCGAGCTCTCCAAGCTCGACATCGCTTGCACGCTCGCGGCCGCCATGGCGTACCTGCTCGTCCGCCAACAGGACGCGGTCGGCCTCGTGGTTTTCCAGGGCGACAAGACGCACTACCTGCCGCCGCGCGCCGCCGCCGGACACTTGAACGCCGTGCTGGAGATCCTCGGCTCGCTCAAGCCCGAAGGTCAGACGGATCTCGCGCGCGCCGCGGATGAGCTCAGCGAGAAGGCCCGTCGTCGCGCTGCGGTGATGCTCTTTTCGGATCTATTTGATCCGAACGAGCAGGCACTGAAGCGGCTCTTCCAGCTCCGCCATTTGAAGAACGAGCTCTCCGTCTTCCACATCCTGGACAAGGCCGAGCTCACGTTTCCGTACGACGACCCGACGCTGTTCATGTCGATGGAGGACGCGCGCCAGCTGCAGGCGCATCCCGCAGAGATCCGCGAGTCGTACCTCGAGGAGCTGCAGCTGTTCATCGACGGCACCAAGCGCGCCTGCCGCGAGAACAGCGTGGACTACGAGCAGGTGCGCAGCGACGCCGAGCTCGACAAGCTGCTCGTGAACTTCCTGGCCCGGCGCGAGCGCGCGGCCGGCTCCGGCGGGCGGGGGTTCTGA
- a CDS encoding MoxR family ATPase, whose translation MFVTTELQRAVEFGGDLEAVKRLADARARVEREIEKRIVGQKHVVEHLLISLFARGHCLFVGVPGLAKTLLISTLADVLNLSFNRIQFTPDLMPSDITGTDILEEDRTTGKREFRFVKGPLFANIVLADEVNRTPPKTQAALLQAMAESRVSAGGRTYPLAPPFLVFATQNPIEQEGTYPLPEAQLDRFMFLIDVGYPSAAEEEAIVKATTGATQPTLEKVLTPEDILPLQELVRRVPVADHVVKYAVELVRMSRPKTDGVPSFVNEFLAWGAGPRASQFLVVAAKARAVLDGRFAASIEDIRAVAKPVLRHRVLTNFHAEAEGISSGVIVDRLLEAAKT comes from the coding sequence ATGTTCGTGACGACGGAGCTGCAGCGCGCGGTGGAGTTCGGCGGCGACCTCGAGGCCGTGAAGCGCCTGGCCGACGCCCGCGCCCGCGTGGAGCGCGAGATCGAGAAGCGCATCGTGGGCCAGAAGCACGTGGTGGAGCACCTGCTCATCTCGCTCTTCGCCCGCGGACACTGCTTGTTCGTGGGCGTGCCCGGGCTGGCCAAGACGCTGCTCATCAGCACGCTCGCGGACGTTCTTAACCTTTCGTTTAACAGAATTCAGTTCACGCCCGACCTGATGCCGAGCGACATCACCGGCACGGACATCCTCGAAGAGGATCGCACCACGGGTAAGCGCGAGTTCCGCTTCGTGAAGGGGCCGCTCTTCGCGAACATCGTCCTCGCCGATGAGGTGAACCGCACCCCGCCCAAGACCCAGGCCGCGCTGCTTCAGGCCATGGCCGAGAGCCGCGTGTCCGCGGGCGGCCGCACCTACCCGCTCGCGCCGCCGTTCCTGGTCTTCGCCACCCAGAACCCCATCGAGCAGGAAGGCACGTATCCGCTTCCCGAGGCGCAGCTCGACCGCTTCATGTTCCTCATCGACGTCGGCTATCCGAGCGCGGCGGAAGAAGAGGCGATCGTGAAGGCGACGACCGGCGCGACCCAGCCCACCCTCGAAAAGGTTTTGACGCCCGAGGACATCCTGCCGCTGCAGGAGCTGGTGCGGCGCGTGCCCGTGGCGGATCACGTGGTGAAGTACGCGGTCGAGCTGGTGCGCATGAGCCGGCCCAAGACCGACGGCGTGCCCAGCTTCGTGAACGAGTTCCTCGCCTGGGGCGCGGGGCCGCGCGCGAGCCAGTTCCTCGTCGTGGCCGCGAAGGCGCGTGCGGTGCTGGACGGCCGGTTTGCGGCGAGCATCGAAGACATCCGCGCCGTGGCCAAGCCCGTGCTCCGCCACCGCGTGCTCACCAACTTCCACGCCGAGGCGGAAGGCATCAGCTCCGGCGTGATCGTGGATCGGCTGCTCGAGGCCGCCAAGACTTAG
- a CDS encoding DUF4175 family protein, which yields MLEPTPAAEKPVPPAVRPGLRAPDPTLHATLTLGRKRLRQVRQATIARAVLAGFLPLWALALILAADFSWAARIATLLPFAAIGAYLGLGPIWLRIRGHTDEHVARLFSSAHPWLRSQLVSAVQLEAELRKGNPSFSAELAREHIAMATRSAQQVGVERAFPASSVKLAQRILLGCAAVTLILILAFPHRLTGGAIAVWGTKAGSGSAAEKLAEPITYDIELTYVYPAYTGLPSKTVPGTTGEISAPAGTEVHLKTRADRDVAHAELALTDKTIPLQVAGARELSGTLMVSGPGSYRFRFLDAHGAVVAEGPPIPIAVEVDAPPKVELYAPAREIEVDPHGEVVLRYNASDDYGLQSVELVYKVGNAPEQRLPLERLQAGARHAAGDYHWALPPLELAAGDHVTYRVEARDNDTVNGPKLGKTREQILKVYSEAEHHRLALERVQKIWEAMVGQLALTMEAPDRADPEHYVRPDAKKVKDPDPQPKPASPTEYLADVAMAKNVDQKGDQLLDELASAEVDLKKDRAAPQEIPRALRNIDASLRPSSHALAEARGALERWSRSGMPDGAAVTRLQRASTTQIAELEKDSIYLEKLLDHRRIEDLQALAKELSGKRRELSRLLEQYQKAPDAQTKAAIQQEIARLKERIGELMRRMSELARAISDEHMNNDAVREMQKSQDMISSLDKVQQLLNEGKIDEAMKELNKLGDQMDQLQKGLNHAQGNWNQSQDPELAKQFREFNDKLGAVSREQRNLEKEARQLKQQDQADVKKAIDQKGAEFAENLRKKVADAKAKLEKAANAPAAAREGESAQEAMESLEQLDHALQAKDYDAAQEESARALQRAQNLEGDLKYDAVRSRRMPAFSPASPEELDQAADQARQGVQPLAEVKRDLDQLFPKGGQQLSAEQRQKLQQMQKKQEQLGQQQRQLQQQMDEMNKKAPIFNSELKQQMQGAGEQMQESGQSMAQRDPNGSAAYAGDAASQLERFQHGLEKSMQNGGGGGGGGMSLPMPMGDDGEGEEDGSEDGNGMSREHEPVDLEAQKNEGGDAYRKDIMDAMKQGAPARYKDQVKKYYEEIVK from the coding sequence TTGCTCGAGCCCACGCCCGCTGCGGAGAAGCCGGTTCCGCCGGCGGTGCGGCCTGGCCTGCGCGCGCCGGACCCCACGCTCCACGCGACGCTCACCCTGGGCCGCAAGCGCCTGCGCCAGGTGCGTCAGGCGACGATCGCCCGCGCCGTGCTCGCGGGCTTTCTGCCGCTCTGGGCGCTGGCGCTGATCCTCGCAGCGGATTTCTCGTGGGCCGCGCGCATCGCCACGCTGCTGCCGTTCGCGGCGATCGGCGCGTACCTCGGCCTCGGACCGATCTGGCTGCGGATCCGCGGGCACACCGACGAGCACGTGGCGCGGCTCTTCAGCTCGGCGCATCCGTGGCTTCGCTCGCAGCTGGTATCGGCGGTGCAGCTCGAGGCCGAGCTCCGCAAAGGCAATCCCAGCTTCTCTGCGGAGCTCGCGCGCGAGCACATCGCGATGGCGACCCGCAGCGCCCAACAGGTCGGCGTGGAGCGCGCGTTCCCGGCGAGCTCGGTGAAGCTGGCTCAGCGGATCCTGCTCGGCTGCGCCGCCGTGACGCTGATCCTGATCCTCGCGTTTCCCCACAGGCTCACAGGCGGCGCGATCGCAGTCTGGGGAACGAAGGCCGGATCCGGATCTGCTGCGGAGAAGCTGGCCGAGCCCATCACCTACGACATCGAGCTCACCTACGTGTACCCCGCGTACACCGGGCTGCCGAGCAAGACGGTTCCCGGAACCACAGGCGAGATCAGCGCGCCCGCGGGCACCGAGGTGCACCTCAAGACCCGCGCCGATCGCGACGTCGCCCACGCCGAGCTCGCGCTCACCGACAAGACCATCCCGCTTCAGGTCGCAGGCGCGCGCGAGCTCTCGGGCACGCTGATGGTGTCAGGGCCGGGCAGCTATCGCTTCCGCTTCCTCGACGCGCACGGCGCCGTGGTGGCTGAAGGTCCGCCGATTCCGATCGCCGTCGAAGTCGACGCGCCGCCCAAGGTGGAGCTCTATGCGCCCGCGCGCGAGATCGAAGTGGATCCGCATGGCGAGGTGGTGCTTCGCTACAACGCCAGCGACGACTACGGCCTGCAATCCGTGGAGCTCGTCTACAAGGTCGGAAACGCGCCCGAGCAGCGACTGCCCCTCGAGCGCCTCCAGGCCGGCGCGCGCCACGCCGCGGGCGACTACCACTGGGCCCTGCCGCCGCTGGAGCTCGCCGCCGGCGACCACGTGACGTACCGCGTGGAAGCGCGCGACAACGACACCGTCAATGGCCCCAAGCTGGGCAAGACCCGCGAGCAGATCCTCAAGGTCTACAGCGAGGCCGAGCACCATCGGCTGGCGCTCGAGCGCGTGCAGAAGATCTGGGAAGCGATGGTAGGCCAGCTCGCGCTCACGATGGAGGCGCCAGATCGCGCGGATCCGGAGCACTACGTTCGACCGGACGCGAAGAAGGTCAAAGATCCGGATCCGCAACCCAAGCCCGCGAGCCCCACCGAGTACCTGGCCGACGTGGCCATGGCCAAGAACGTCGACCAGAAGGGCGACCAGCTCCTCGACGAGCTCGCCAGCGCCGAGGTGGATCTCAAGAAGGATCGCGCCGCGCCCCAGGAGATCCCGCGCGCGCTGCGCAACATCGACGCCAGCCTGCGGCCCAGCTCGCACGCGCTCGCTGAAGCCCGCGGCGCCCTCGAGCGCTGGAGCCGCTCGGGCATGCCCGATGGCGCGGCCGTGACCCGCCTGCAGCGCGCGTCGACCACGCAGATCGCCGAGCTGGAGAAGGATTCGATATATCTCGAGAAGCTGCTCGACCACCGCCGCATCGAGGATCTGCAGGCGCTGGCCAAGGAGCTCTCGGGAAAGCGGCGTGAGCTGAGTCGCTTGCTGGAGCAGTACCAGAAGGCGCCCGACGCCCAGACCAAGGCCGCCATCCAGCAGGAGATCGCGCGGCTCAAGGAGCGCATCGGCGAGCTGATGCGGCGCATGAGCGAGCTCGCGCGCGCCATCTCCGACGAGCACATGAACAATGATGCCGTCCGCGAGATGCAGAAGTCGCAGGACATGATCTCTTCGCTCGACAAGGTCCAGCAGCTGCTCAACGAGGGCAAGATCGACGAGGCCATGAAGGAGCTGAACAAGCTCGGCGACCAGATGGATCAGCTCCAGAAGGGCCTGAACCACGCCCAGGGCAACTGGAACCAGAGCCAGGATCCCGAGCTCGCCAAGCAGTTCCGCGAGTTCAACGACAAGCTCGGGGCCGTCAGCCGCGAGCAGCGCAACCTCGAGAAGGAGGCGCGCCAGCTCAAGCAGCAAGACCAGGCCGATGTGAAGAAGGCCATCGATCAGAAGGGCGCCGAGTTCGCCGAGAACCTGCGCAAGAAGGTCGCCGACGCGAAGGCCAAGCTCGAGAAGGCCGCCAACGCGCCTGCGGCCGCGCGCGAGGGCGAGAGCGCGCAGGAGGCCATGGAGTCGCTGGAGCAGCTCGACCACGCGCTGCAAGCCAAGGACTACGACGCTGCCCAGGAGGAATCCGCGCGCGCCCTGCAACGCGCCCAGAACCTCGAGGGCGATCTCAAGTACGACGCTGTCCGCAGCCGGCGCATGCCCGCGTTCTCGCCCGCCTCGCCCGAAGAATTGGATCAGGCCGCGGATCAAGCTCGCCAGGGCGTGCAGCCGCTCGCCGAGGTGAAGCGCGACCTGGATCAGCTCTTCCCCAAGGGCGGCCAGCAGCTCTCGGCCGAGCAGCGTCAGAAGCTGCAGCAGATGCAGAAGAAGCAGGAGCAGCTCGGCCAGCAGCAGCGCCAGCTCCAGCAGCAGATGGACGAGATGAACAAGAAGGCGCCCATCTTCAACTCCGAGCTCAAGCAGCAGATGCAAGGCGCCGGCGAGCAGATGCAGGAGTCGGGGCAGAGCATGGCCCAGCGGGATCCGAACGGATCCGCCGCGTACGCCGGCGACGCCGCCAGCCAGCTCGAGCGCTTCCAGCATGGGCTGGAGAAGTCGATGCAGAACGGCGGCGGAGGAGGTGGCGGCGGGATGTCGCTGCCCATGCCCATGGGCGACGACGGCGAGGGCGAGGAGGACGGCAGCGAGGACGGCAACGGCATGAGCCGGGAGCACGAGCCCGTCGATCTCGAGGCCCAGAAGAACGAGGGAGGCGACGCCTACCGCAAGGACATCATGGACGCGATGAAGCAGGGCGCGCCCGCCCGCTACAAGGACCAGGTGAAGAAGTACTACGAGGAGATCGTGAAGTGA